From a single Xiphophorus maculatus strain JP 163 A chromosome 5, X_maculatus-5.0-male, whole genome shotgun sequence genomic region:
- the LOC102223365 gene encoding RING finger protein 11-like, with protein sequence MGNCLFSQGGDDLSLLNDSEGGSLPGEPPPPYQQHTPPVPVFHPTPGESRLANQLTEEEQIRIAQRIGLIQHLPTGIFNPGSDASEKKVKECVICMMDFEYGDPIRFLPCLHIYHLDCIDPWLMRSFTCPSCMEPVDAALLSTYETN encoded by the exons ATGGGGAACTGCTTGTTTTCACAAGGTGGGGATGACCTTTCGCTGCTGAACGATTCCGAGGGGGGCAGTCTGCCAGGAGAGCCCCCGCCGCCCTATCAG CAGCACACCCCGCCTGTGCCAGTCTTCCATCCTACGCCAGGCGAGAGTCGTCTGGCCAACCAGTTGACCGAGGAGGAACAGATCCGCATCGCTCAGCGTATCGGACTCATCCAGCATCTTCCCACAGGTATCTTCAACCCTGGCTCTGACGCCTCGGAGAAGAAAGTAAAAGA GTGTGTGATCTGCATGATGGATTTTGAATATGGTGATCCCATTCGGTTCTTGCCTTGCCTTCACATCTACCACCTGGACTGCATCGACCCCTGGCTGATGCGCTCCTTCACCTGCCCCTCCTGTATGGAGCCCGTGGACGCCGCCCTGCTGTCTACATATGAAACCAACTGA
- the LOC102223107 gene encoding heme oxygenase-like has translation METEKRTQKSAEQTVTRDLSEQIKEVTKESHVRAENTELMLSFQRGQVTLQQYKLLLCSLYEIYRALEEEVDRNSNHPAVAPIYFPAELARLKSIEKDLEFFYGPDWREKIVVPAATQRYSHRLRQIGKENPEFLVAHAYTRYLGDLSGGQVLGRIAQKSMGLKSADGLSFFAFPGVSSPNLFKQLYRSRMNSVELTEEERNGMLEEAVRAFELNIQVFDGLQKMLSVPGNVQQQSSTNSKAVHSKTLQIPGTISPMLRMILGLFVALAAVVGLYAL, from the exons atggaaacagaaaagaggACTCAGAAATCAGCAGAGCAGACCGTAACCAG AGATTTGTCAGAACAAATCAAAGAGGTGACCAAGGAGAGTCATGTcagagcagaaaacacagaactgaTGCTGAGCTTCCAGCGGGGGCAAGTTACACTTCAACAATATAAG CTCCTCCTGTGCTCCCTGTATGAGATCTACCGGGCGTTGGAGGAAGAGGTGGACAGGAACTCCAACCATCCCGCTGTTGCACCCATTTACTTTCCCGCTGAACTGGCCCGGCTCAAGTCCATCGAGAAGGACCTGGAGTTCTTCTATGGACCGGACTGGAGGGAGAAGATTGTCGTCCCTGCTGCCACTCAGAGATATAGCCACAGACTCAGACAA ATTGGCAAAGAAAACCCTGAGTTCTTGGTTGCTCACGCTTACACGCGATACCTGGGAGACCTGTCTGGAGGGCAGGTGCTCGGCCGAATTGCCCAGAAGTCCATGGGGTTGAAAAGCGCCGATGGTCTGTCTTTCTTTGCCTTCCCTGGCGTTTCCAGCCCCAACCTGTTCAAGCAGCTCTATCGCAGCCGGATGAACAGCGTGGAGCTGACGGAGGAGGAGAGGAACGGCATGCTGGAGGAGGCAGTGAGGGCCTTCGAGTTGAACATCCAG GTGTTTGATGGCTTACAGAAGATGCTGAGTGTGCCGGGAAATGTGCAACAGCAAAGCTCAACAAACTCCAAAGCAGTTCACAGTAAAACACTCCAGATCCCAGGAACCATTTCACCAATGCTGAGGATGATACTGGGACTCTTTGTGGCTCTGGCTGCTGTCGTGGGACTCTATGCATTATAG